The following proteins come from a genomic window of Paenibacillus sp. CAA11:
- a CDS encoding EsaB/YukD family protein, which produces MDYVMVTFTAGQAPGKDLKVPAFVPIGELIEMLAEALHLAVEPENRIQAEPVGRILDNRLTLEQEGVADGALLTLI; this is translated from the coding sequence ATGGATTACGTCATGGTGACTTTCACAGCCGGACAAGCTCCCGGCAAAGACTTGAAGGTTCCGGCATTCGTCCCCATCGGGGAACTGATCGAGATGCTGGCGGAGGCCCTTCACCTTGCAGTCGAACCTGAGAATCGGATTCAGGCAGAGCCGGTGGGGCGCATCCTGGATAATCGGCTGACCCTGGAGCAGGAAGGCGTAGCCGACGGGGCCCTGCTGACCTTGATATAG
- a CDS encoding DUF5050 domain-containing protein, producing the protein MADEINLASGGMVLRTEDQLICSDLASYAGSWLLDPLSPEPPRRLEGLLWFMNRDGQTVYCSDQLQGHRLCKLDLGSGRLELLLDRPVYGLIRQDEWLYYIHEEDRRLYRCQVNGRGEMRLTDEAVESFVIREEEIYYAADHMLRTCSLTGKQNERYLDLAAAGLVLSGQQLLFSDRQKQYALSIVDLATGEVTVHEDVIPASMNVRGRYLYCANRSNGNSIYRIDLEQGSKIRIYGEPADYLHLIGEELYFINNKEWYRMSLLGGQAVKAIPSPVRYI; encoded by the coding sequence ATGGCAGATGAGATCAATTTGGCCAGTGGCGGCATGGTGCTCAGAACCGAGGACCAGCTCATATGCTCGGATCTGGCCAGCTATGCCGGCTCCTGGCTGCTGGACCCGCTGAGTCCGGAGCCGCCTCGCAGACTGGAAGGCCTGCTATGGTTCATGAACCGGGACGGGCAGACGGTCTACTGCAGCGACCAGCTCCAGGGGCACAGGCTGTGCAAGCTGGATCTGGGCTCGGGCCGCCTTGAGCTGCTGCTGGATCGTCCGGTCTATGGATTGATCCGTCAGGATGAATGGCTCTACTACATTCACGAAGAGGACCGCCGGCTGTACCGCTGTCAGGTGAACGGCCGCGGCGAGATGCGGCTGACAGATGAGGCGGTGGAGTCTTTTGTCATCCGGGAGGAAGAGATTTACTACGCGGCGGATCACATGCTCCGCACCTGCAGCCTGACCGGGAAGCAGAATGAACGCTACCTGGACTTGGCGGCGGCGGGTCTTGTGCTGAGCGGACAGCAGTTGCTCTTCTCAGACCGCCAGAAGCAGTATGCGCTTAGCATTGTGGATTTGGCGACTGGCGAAGTTACCGTCCATGAGGATGTGATTCCGGCCAGTATGAATGTCCGGGGAAGATATCTGTACTGCGCGAACCGCAGTAATGGCAATTCCATTTACCGCATAGATCTGGAACAGGGCAGCAAAATCCGGATTTACGGAGAGCCTGCGGATTATCTTCACCTGATCGGTGAGGAGCTTTATTTCATCAACAACAAGGAATGGTACCGGATGTCACTGCTTGGAGGCCAAGCGGTGAAAGCAATTCCGTCACCTGTGAGGTACATATGA